The nucleotide sequence AATCTTGTTCATGATTATGATACAGGGGAAACCGTGTGCGGAGACTGCGGTTTGGTCCTCTACGAGCAGATGCTAGACAAAGGACCTGAATGGCGTGCTTTTACGCAAGAAGAAAAAGCTTCCAGAAGCCGTGTTGGTGTCCCAACATCTTATAGTGTTCACGACAAAGGCTTATCCACAGCCATTAGCCAAGTTGACCGCGACGCCTTCGGAAGAAAACTCCCCCTCGCCACCAGACTGCAAATGTGGCGTCTTAGAAAATGGCAAATCCGATCCCGAGTCCACTCATCTATTGACCGCAACCTCGCCCAAGCCATGGCAGAACTCGACCGCCTCTCAGACAAAGTCTACATCCCCCCACCCATCAAAGAAAAAGCAGCCGTCATCTACCGCAAAGCCCTCGACAAAGGCTTGGTTCGAGGCAGATCCATCGCCGCCATCGCCGCCGCCGCGCTTTATGCAGCTTGCCGTGGAAGCGGAACCCCCAGAACCCTGCGTGAAATCGCCGAAGCCAGCTTAGTTGATAAAAAAGACGTTGCACGTTGTTACAGGCTGCTACTGCGCGAACTCGAAGTACACATGCCCATTGCTGACCCGCTAACCTACGTATCAAAAATCGCTGAACGCACAGGCATCTCGGGCAAAACCCAGGGCGCAGCCATAACCATCCTACGAGACGCAAGACGCAAACGCGCCGCCGCAGGAAAAGACCCCATGGGCTTAGCCGCCGCAGCACTATACATTGCCTGCCTGCAAAATAACGAAAAGAAGACCCAAAAAGACATTGCAGAAGCCGCAGGCGTTACCGAAGTTACCGTACGCAACCGCTACAAGACCCTAAAGAAACAGCTAAACCTAGAATTGCCTGACTAATTTAGTCGGTAGTTTCTTTTTCGTTTTCTTCTTCTTTTTCAAGTTCCATAAAAACTGGTCCCATGTAGCCGCATTCTTTGCATAGGTACTGCTGGGGCGTTAGCCACAAATCCAAAGCGTGATGCAACTCTAGTTTTGGGCTGGCGCATTTTGGACAGAAAATGTAGGTTGGTTTTTTGTGCTTTATGCGTTTGAAAACGCCGTGCACATCTTTTAGGGACTTCAACTTTGAGCCGCCCTTTTTAGGGTAAGTTATTGGCGTTCGATGTTTTCGGCGGGGTACCCGATTTTGATTAGGTATTGTTTGATGCGGTCGCGGTGGTCACCTTGCAGCATGATTAAGCCGTCTTTGGAGGTTCCTCCACATGCGCAGTACCCTTTGAGTTTATGAGCTATTTCAGATAAATCGGTTGTTTTCTCGTCTATGCCGTCAACGATGGTTGTGGGTCTGCCGAACTTTCGGGTTTCAAGTCTTATACGAATTCGCTGTTGTTCTTTTTCTATCTCGCCACAAACACACAAGTCTTTTGGGAGTCCGCAGGTTGTACAAACTTCAGCCATGACACTCAACAATGCATTGATTCGGCAATATATAAGAGTTTCAAGGGAAAACAGCAAAAACGCGCAGACAAAACCAGCACCAAAAAAGGGTTTAGGAGAAGCAGGGGATGTAGTCGCGGATTCTAAAGGAGGCGCCTAAGGAGTCTACGATGGTTTTGACTTTTTTTAGGTTGACTTCGGGCATTCTTATGGCGGAAACTTCAACGTCGAGTCCTGCGGCTTTGGCTTGTTTGACGAAGTTGGTTACGGCTTGAAAGCCGCCGTTGAAAACAGGTCTGCA is from Candidatus Bathyarchaeota archaeon and encodes:
- a CDS encoding transcription initiation factor IIB is translated as MLSKEAPKVHQRLADKCPECGSENLVHDYDTGETVCGDCGLVLYEQMLDKGPEWRAFTQEEKASRSRVGVPTSYSVHDKGLSTAISQVDRDAFGRKLPLATRLQMWRLRKWQIRSRVHSSIDRNLAQAMAELDRLSDKVYIPPPIKEKAAVIYRKALDKGLVRGRSIAAIAAAALYAACRGSGTPRTLREIAEASLVDKKDVARCYRLLLRELEVHMPIADPLTYVSKIAERTGISGKTQGAAITILRDARRKRAAAGKDPMGLAAAALYIACLQNNEKKTQKDIAEAAGVTEVTVRNRYKTLKKQLNLELPD
- a CDS encoding translation initiation factor, with translation MAEVCTTCGLPKDLCVCGEIEKEQQRIRIRLETRKFGRPTTIVDGIDEKTTDLSEIAHKLKGYCACGGTSKDGLIMLQGDHRDRIKQYLIKIGYPAENIERQ